Within the Flavobacterium sp. N502536 genome, the region TGATCACAAATAGGGCAATCTAACGGGTGATTGATCAATAAAAATTCGGTTACAGATTTACGGGCTTCTGTTACACGATCAGAAGATTTGCTGTTCACTTCCATTCCGTCCATACATCCTGTTACACAAGATGCCATTAATTTTGGCATTGGTCTTGGGTCAGCTTCACTTCCTTTGGAAACTTCAACTAAACAACAACGACATTTACCGCCGCTGCCTTTTAATTTTGAGTAATAGCACATGGCTGGCGGAACTAAATCTCCTCCAATCATACGTGCAGCCTGCAGAATTGTTGTTCCTGGCTCTACGTCTATACTTTGACCGTCTATGGTTACTTTCATCTCTTAATTTTGTTTTTTTAGTTTCAGGTTTAAAGTTTCAGGCTGTTGAACATGAAACTAAAAAAACGTGAAACTTGAAACTATTTTTAACTTATAACTATACGATTACTTTACCGCCTACTAAATGTTTTACTTGCGAAAAAGGTTCAGCTACAAAGTGATCTCTGTTTTTTATTTTTTCAGGAAAACGAACGTGATATTCAAACTCATCTCTAAAGTGACGGATTGCTGCGGCTACTGGCCACGAAGCTGCGTCACCAAGCGGGCAAATTGTGTTTCCTTCGATTTTACTCTGGATGCTCCACAGTAATTCGATATCTTCTTCACGGCCCTGACCGTTTTCAATTCTCCATAAGATTTTTTCCAACCATCCTGTTCCTTCACGGCAAGGCGTACATTGTCCGCAAGATTCGTGGTGGTAAAAACGGGCAAAATTCCAGGTGTTTCTAACTACACAGGCAGTGTCGTTGTAAACAATAAATCCTCCTGAACCTAACATCGATCCGGTAGCAAAACCACCATCACTCAAAGATTCGTAAGTCATTAATCGGTCTTCGCCATTTGCCGTTTTAAAAATTAATTCGGCTGGTAAAATAGGCACCGAAGACCCTCCCGGTACAAACGCTTTTAAAGGTCTGCTGGAAGACATTCCGCCTAAGTATTCATCAGAATTCATAAATTCGTCAACACTTAACCCCAATTCAATTTCGTAAACGCCCGGATTTTTAATGTGTCCTGAAGCCGAAATCAATTTAGTTCCTGTCGAACGGCCAATTCCGATTTTTGCATAATCGTCACCGGAGTTGTTTACGATCCATGGCACAGTAGCGATAGTTTCTACGTTGTTTACCACTGTTGGATTTGCCCAAAGTCCTGAAACCGCCGGGAAAGGTGGTTTGATACGAGGGTTTCCTCTTTTACCTTCCAGAGATTCGATAAGTGCAGTTTCTTCTCCGCAAATATAAGCTCCGGCTCCACAGTGAACGTGTAATTCTAAATCGTAACCTGTACCTAATATATTTTTTCCTAACCAGCCGGCAGCTTTAGCTTCGGCGATTGCTCTTTCTAATATTTTGAAAACCCACATATATTCTCCACGAATGTAGATATATGAAAGGTTAGCGCCTAAGGCATAACTTGAGGTAATCATTCCTTCGATCAATAGGTGAGGAATAAATTCCATCAAATAACGATCTTTGAAAGTTCCCGGCTCAGACTCGTCGGCATTGCATACTAAATGTCTTGGTTTTCCTGATTTTTTGTCAATAAAACTCCATTTCATTCCGGCAGGGAAACCTGCACCACCACGGCCACGTAGTCCTGATTTTTTTACTTCTTCGGTAACTTCATCCGGAGTAAGTGTTTTTAAAGCTTTTTCTACAGAGGCATATCCACCATTTTGGCGGTATACTTCGTAGGTTTTAATACCAGGAATGTTGATTTTATCTAATAATATTTTCTGTGACATCTTATTTATCGTGTAATATTATTTTATCATCTCTACAATCAGCGATTAACTGATCGATTTTTTCTTCTGTCAATTTTTCTTTGTAGAAATCTCCCAACTGCATCATCGGAGCATATCCGCAAGCACCTAAACATTCTACACCGGCAATGGTAAACATTCCGTCCGGAGTTGTTTCTCCCATTTTAATGCCTAATTTTTCAGAAGTATAATCCATTAAATTTTCAGCACCATTTAAACAACAACAAGAAGTCTGGCAAAATTCGAACATGTATTTTCCAATTGGTTTTTGGTTGTACATGGTATAAAAAGTAACCACTTCGTAAACCTCAATTGGTTTGATGTGCAAAATTTCGGCAACTTTATCCTGCAACTCCGTACTTAACCAGTTGTCATGAGCGTCCTGCACTTCGTGCAAAACGGGTAACAAAGCCGATTTTCTTTTGTCCTCAGGATAATGACTGATCAATTCATTGATGCGGGACATCAATGCTTCGGTCATGTTTATTTCTTGTTTGTAATGTTTTCGTTCCATTTTTATTTTAGATTTTAGATTTTGGATTTCAGATTTTTTCAATCTTTGTCCATAACCCATATTCTGCAATCTTTTTTAATTTTAGATTTCTGATTTTAGATTTCTGATTTTTCAATCTGTAATCTGCAATCTAAAATCTACAATATCTTTACGCGTCTAACTCTCCTGCAATTACATTTAAACTGGATAGAATAACAATTGCATCCGAAAGTAAAGATCCTTTAATCATATCCGGATAAGCCTGATAATAAATAAAACAAGGTCTTCTGAAATGTAATCTGTATGGCGTTCGGCTTCCGTCTGTAACTAAGTAGAATCCGATTTCTCCATTTCCTCCTTCAACCGGGTGGTAAATTTCTGCCACTGGTACAGGAACTTCTCCCATTACAATCTTAAAGTGATAAATTAAAGATTCCATCGAAGTGTAAACATCTTCTTTTGGAGGAAGGTAGTAATCCGGAACTTCTGCATGATATTCGTTTCCTGCCGGCATTTTAGCCAAAGCCTGACGAATAATACTCAAACTCTCCCAAACTTCAGCATTACGAACACAGAAACGATCGTAAGTATCTCCTGATTTTCCAACCGGGACAACAAAATCGAAATCTTCGTAAGAGGAATAAGGCTGTGCTACACGAACGTCGTAATCAACTCCCGCTGCACGTAAGTTTGGACCTGTGAATCCGTAAGCCATTGCCTGCTCTGCCGAGATAGCACCTACGTCTACAGTTCTGTCAAGGAAAATTCTGTTTCTTTCAAATAAGTTTACAAACTCTTGCCACGCAACAGGGAATTCTTCTAAAAAGACATCTAGTTTGCGGAAAGCTTCTGGTGACCAGTCTCTTTCGAAACCACCAATTCTTCCCATATTTGTTGTTAAACGAGCACCACAAATTTCTTCGTAAATCTCGTAAACTTTTTCTCTGAATTGAAAAACGTACAAGAAACCAGTATAAGCACCAGTATCTACACCCAAAATCGAGTTACAGATTAAGTGATCTGTAATACGGGCCAGCTCCATTACAATGACTCTTAGGTATTGTGCTCTTTTTGGAACTTCAATATTTAGTAATTTCTCTAAAGTCATCCACCATCCCATATTGTTAATAGGAGAGGAGCAATAGTTCATACGGTCAGTAAGAGGAGTGATCTGGTAAAAAGGGCGGTTTTCGGCAATTTTTTCGAAAGCTCTGTGGATGTAACCAATGGTTGGTTCAGCCTCAAGAATTCTTTCACCATCCATCAACAGGATATTTTGAAAAATACCGTGAGTCGCCGGGTGAGTAGGACCTAAATTAAGTACCGAAAGTTCACTTCCGTCTTCGTTTAGTCTATCCTTAATTATTTTAGCATATCGATGCTCTGGTGATAATAATAGTTCTGACATTTTATAATGTTGAATTATTTATTTTTAGCAATTTGTTGTTGTTCTTCCAAAGAATCTGTCGTCTTTATCAGTTCTTCCGCTGTCTTCCATTGGGAATTCTTTTCGCATTGGGAAAGACACCATTTCATCCATATTCAAAATACGTTTCAATTGCGGGTGTCCAATAAAATTGACTCCGAAGAAATCGTACGTTTCTCTTTCCATCCAGTTTGAACTTAAGAAAATATTTGAAATGGTTTTGATCTCCGGTTTTTCACCGTTTAAGTATACTTTGATTCGAATACGTTTGTTTTCGTACCAGTTATGCAAATGGTATACGATTGCATATTGGCGATCAGTTTCGTTGTCCGGATAATGAACACCGCATAAATCGGTTAAAAAGTGGAAGCGTAAATCGGAATCGTTTTTCAAAAAAAGAATCAGGGCTGTGATTTTATCAGCGGTAGTTTCCAGTGAAAAAATATCTCTTTCTTGTTGAAAGTTAAAAACACTTGTGTCAAATGTTTCTGTAAGTTTATCTTGAATCAGGGTATTTTCTAAAGCCATCTTATGTAATATTATATGAAGCTAGTAATTCTTGGTATTCCGGAGAGCTTCTGCGTCTTACCGATTCGCTTTTTACCAATTCCTGAAGTTTCATTACTCCATCTACAATTTGTTCTGGTCTTGGCGGACATCCGGGTACGTAAACGTCAACCGGAATTACTTTGTCAATTCCCTGTAAAACGGAATACGTATCAAAAATTCCACCTGATGAAGCACAGGCTCCAACTGCAATTACCCAGCGAGGTTCAGACATTTGTTCGTAAACTTGTCTTAAAATAGGGGCCATTTTTTTTGAAATAGTTCCCATTACTAAAAGCATATCAGCCTGACGAGGAGAGAAACTCACACGCTCAGAACCAAATCGTGCCAAATCGTAATGTGAAGCCATTGTTGCCATGAATTCGATACCACAGCATGAGGTTGCAAAAGGTAGTGGCCATAACGAATTGGCTCTTGCCAAACCTACAACATCATTTAGTTTTGTAGCGAAGAAACCTTCTCCTACAACTCCTTCTGGCGGCGCAACCATATTTACATTTGAATCGCTCATTTTTATTTCAGATTTTAGATTTCTGATTTTAGATTTTTAATCCTGAAACCGAAATCAATATTTTAAAAATCAATATTGTGTTTTGAGACATTAGCTTTCAAATCTAAAATTTTAAATCAGGGGATCTAAAATCTAAAATCTGAAATCTAAGATTTCTTTATTCCCAGTCTAAAGCTTTCTTTTTGATGATATAGAAAAAACCAACTAAAAGAAGCGACATAAAAACGATCATTTTCAGCATTCCTTCGATGCCTAATTCTTTAAAGTTTACTGCCCAAGGGTAAAGGAAAATTACCTCTACGTCAAACAATACAAACAAAATGGCTACCAGGAAATATTTTACAGAAAAAGGAATACGGGCGTTACCAACGGATTCGATACCGCATTCGAAGTTTTTATCTTTTACTTCAGAGCTTCTTTTTGGGCCTAATTTTCCGGAAATAATGATTGTTCCTACCACAAAACCAACAGCTAAAATTAACTGCATTAAAATAGGAATGTAACTGTATTGATCAGATTGCATAAACTTAGCTTTTTTACTTAAAGAATAAGCCACAAAGATAACTTTCAACTCTGTAAATCACAAGCTAAAAAATGATTTAAGTGTGCCCTGAAACCGCGTTACTAGCTAATTTTTATTGATTATAAATAACATGCTGAAATTTTAGTATTTTTTTAAGATTTGAGCAAAAAAAAACGCCCCGATTACTATCAGGGCGTTTTGAAAACCATTCAGAGGCAAAAAAAATAAATTGCTATATTTTTCTTAGATTACTGCTACTTTAGCAGCAACTTTCCCTTTTCTTCCTTCTTCTTCTTCATAGCTTACACGGTCACCTTCGCGTAATTCTTCCGCGTTAATTCCTGAAGCGTGAACGAAGATGTCTTTTCCTGTTTCTTCGTCTGTAATGAATCCATAACCTTTAGATTCATTGAAAAATTTTACTGTACCTGTACGCATTGTAATTGTAATAATAATTTATAATAAAGCAAATGTAAGATATAAATTCATACAAAAGACATATACCTGTTAAATTTTTGTAAAAATTATTGATTCACAGTCTTTTCGCTATTTATATTGCATCAAATTTGATATGGATGTACTTTATTTGAGAATCATTAATTATTATAATTAAATGTTAAAAAAGTAGCTTATATTTTACAAAAATTTAGTATATTAAGCGGAATACGCAAAGACTAAGGTTGTTTTTTGTGGGAAAATGCTTGATTTTACTGGTGTTTGCTTTTGTTCTTTAAGATTTTATTAACACGAAAAAAGAGCAAAATGACGATAAAATGCATAAAAAAACGACAACTGAATCTTTAGTTGTCGTTTTTTTCTATTTTCTCCAGAGGAAGAAAAAATTATTTTAAATCCAATTTAATGGCAAGTTCTTTTAACTGAGCTTCATCAATTGCCGCAGGAGCATCGATCATAACATCACGTCCCGAATTGTTTTTTGGGAACGCAATAAAGTCTCTGATGGTTTCCTGACCTCCTAAGATAGCGACTAAACGGTCTAATCCAAATGCTAAACCTCCGTGTGGCGGTGCTCCAAATTGGAAAGCGTCCATTAAAAAGCCAAACTGTGCTTTTGCTTCTTCTTCGGTAAAGCCAAGATATTTGAACATCAATTGCTGAGTTGCTTTGTCGTGAATACGAATAGATCCTCCACCAATTTCATTTCCGTTTAAAACCATATCGTAGGCATTGGCGCGAACTTTTCCTGGCTCGGTTTCCAATAACTGCATGTCTTCCGGTTTAGGAGAAGTAAACGGGTGGTGCATCGCGTGGTAACGCCCTGATTCTTCGTCTAATTCCAACAAAGGAAAATCAACTACCCATAACGGAGCAAATTCTTCGGGTTTGCGCAATCCTAAACGGGTTGCCAGTTCCATACGAAGTGCCGAAAGTTGTGCACGGGTTTTATTAGCAGGTCCTGAAAGTACAAAAATCATGTCTCCCGGTTTTGCACCTGTAATTTTTGCCCATTGCCCTAAATCGTCCTGATCGTAAAATTTATCTACAGAAGATTTAAAAGTTCCGTCGTCGTTACATTTTGCATACACCATTCCTGATGCTCCAACCTGAGGACGTTTTACCCAGTCAATTAAAGCGTCGATTTCTTTACGAGTGTAATTTCCGGCTCCTGGAACTGCAATTCCTACCACCAATTCGGCAGCATTAAATACAGGGAAATCTTTGTGTTGTGCAAATTCGTTTAATTCACCAAATTCCATCCCGAAACGAATGTCCGGTTTGTCATTACCATAGGTTTTCATAGCGTAGTCGTAGGTAATTCTTGGGAACTTGTCTACTTCAATGCCTTTAATTTCTTTTAATAAGTGTCTGGTCAGTCCTTCAAAAACATTTAAAATGTCTTCCTGCTCCACAAATGCCATCTCACAGTCAATTTGTGTAAACTCAGGCTGACGGTCAGCACGTAAATCTTCATCACGGAAACATTTTACAATCTGAAAATATTTATCCATTCCACCCACCATTAATAATTGTTTGAAAGTTTGTGGCGATTGTGGCAGGGCATAAAACTGTCCTTCGTTCATACGGCTAGGTACAACGAAATCTCTCGCGCCTTCCGGAGTCGATTTAATAAGGTATGGAGTTTCTACTTCGCAGAAATCTAAGTCCGATAAATATTTACGAACTTCCATTGCTACTTTATGACGGAATAATAAACTGTTTTTTACAGGATTTCTTCTAATGTCTAAGTAACGGTATTTCATTCGAATGTCTTCACCGCCATCCGTTTCATCTTCGATAGTAAACGGTGGTGTCAGCGCGGCATTCAGAATGGTTAGTTCGGATACTAAAATTTCGATTTCGCCCGTCGGGATATTTTTGTTTTTGGCTTCACGCTCAATTACAGTTCCTTTTACCTGAATTACAAATTCTCTTCCGAGTGTTTTTGCCAGTTCAAAAACTGTTTTATCCGTACGGCTTTCGTCAAAAATAAGTTGTGTAATTCCGTAACGGTCACGTAAATCAACCCAATTCATAAATCCTTTATCGCGTGATTTTTGAACCCAACCCGCTAGTGTAACTTCCGTGTTAATATTTGAGGCGTTTAATTCGCCGCAATTATGACTTCTATACATGATCAAAATTTTAGACTGCAAAAGTAAACACAAAATTCAAATTAATATAGTAAAGTGATGACTTGATGCTTAGAAATTTGAAATATTTTGTTAATTCTTAATTTTTGCGGCTCTAATTTCTTTAGATTTGAGTATCAAAATCAAAACCCCCATTTATATGAACAAATTTATTTTAACAGGTTTGCTGATTTGTAGCGCTTTGGGTGCTATTGGTCAGGCCAAAAGTCCAATTAAATTTACCGCTAAGATTGCGAACAGAAACAGTGATACTTTAGTAATTAAAGGGAAGGATAATTTTAAAAAGGTAATTCCAATTAATAAGAAGGAAACTTTTGTAGCTTCTTTTGACGCTCCAAAAGGATTTTATACGTTTTCGGATGGTACCGAAGCTTCTTATTTGTATTTAAAACCCAATTCGGATATTAATCTGACGATGAATGCGAAGGAGTTTGACGAGACGATTGTGTATAAGGGTAAAGGGGTTGACGAAAGCAATTTTCTGGCGCAGCAAAGTTTGAAAGATGAGAAGTTTCAAACAGAAGCTTTTGCTAAGGAAGCAACTGAGTTTGCATCGCTGTTGGAAGCAAAGCTGAAAACGGATCTGGAAAGTTTAGAGAAAGGTAATTTTGATCCTGAGTTTAAAACGGCTGTGAAGAAGAAGTTTGACAGTTTTCATAATAATGCTTTAAGCGACTACGAAAGTGCTTCAAAAGCAAATAAGATGAACGGAAAGGCATCTCCGGATTTTGATTATGAAAATCACAAAGGAGGAAAAACAAAACTTTCTGATTTAAAAGGAAAGTATGTTTATATTGATCTTTGGGCAACCTGGTGTGCGCCATGCCGCGCTGAGATTCCGTACCTGCAAAAAATAGAGGAGAAGTATCATGGAAAGAATATTGAGTTTGTGAGCGTTTCTATTGATAAGGCGAAGGATAACGAAAAATGGAAGAAGTTTGTGACGGATAAGAAGCTGGGTGGCGTTCAATTGTTTGCCGATAAAGATTGGGAATCTGAGTTTGTAACGAGCTACGGGGTAACCGGAATTCCGAGATTTATTATTGTAGATCCAAAGGGTAATGTGTTAAGCAGTGATGCCGAAAGACCTTCATCTCCAGAGCTTCAGACGCAATTAGATGCCTTATTGAAGTAATTTACGATCAAAAGTACAATCTTATAGTAATTTTGTGTTTGTTGTAAAACACCAGTAAAACCAAGGCATAAGCTTTGGTTTTTTTGTTTTTGGGGAATTTCCAATGTTAAGTTTTTACTCAATGTTACCAAATTGTTAAGCAAAAGTTTTTTTAATGTAA harbors:
- the nuoF gene encoding NADH-quinone oxidoreductase subunit NuoF, producing the protein MSQKILLDKINIPGIKTYEVYRQNGGYASVEKALKTLTPDEVTEEVKKSGLRGRGGAGFPAGMKWSFIDKKSGKPRHLVCNADESEPGTFKDRYLMEFIPHLLIEGMITSSYALGANLSYIYIRGEYMWVFKILERAIAEAKAAGWLGKNILGTGYDLELHVHCGAGAYICGEETALIESLEGKRGNPRIKPPFPAVSGLWANPTVVNNVETIATVPWIVNNSGDDYAKIGIGRSTGTKLISASGHIKNPGVYEIELGLSVDEFMNSDEYLGGMSSSRPLKAFVPGGSSVPILPAELIFKTANGEDRLMTYESLSDGGFATGSMLGSGGFIVYNDTACVVRNTWNFARFYHHESCGQCTPCREGTGWLEKILWRIENGQGREEDIELLWSIQSKIEGNTICPLGDAASWPVAAAIRHFRDEFEYHVRFPEKIKNRDHFVAEPFSQVKHLVGGKVIV
- a CDS encoding complex I 24 kDa subunit family protein, translated to MERKHYKQEINMTEALMSRINELISHYPEDKRKSALLPVLHEVQDAHDNWLSTELQDKVAEILHIKPIEVYEVVTFYTMYNQKPIGKYMFEFCQTSCCCLNGAENLMDYTSEKLGIKMGETTPDGMFTIAGVECLGACGYAPMMQLGDFYKEKLTEEKIDQLIADCRDDKIILHDK
- a CDS encoding NADH-quinone oxidoreductase subunit D, whose protein sequence is MSELLLSPEHRYAKIIKDRLNEDGSELSVLNLGPTHPATHGIFQNILLMDGERILEAEPTIGYIHRAFEKIAENRPFYQITPLTDRMNYCSSPINNMGWWMTLEKLLNIEVPKRAQYLRVIVMELARITDHLICNSILGVDTGAYTGFLYVFQFREKVYEIYEEICGARLTTNMGRIGGFERDWSPEAFRKLDVFLEEFPVAWQEFVNLFERNRIFLDRTVDVGAISAEQAMAYGFTGPNLRAAGVDYDVRVAQPYSSYEDFDFVVPVGKSGDTYDRFCVRNAEVWESLSIIRQALAKMPAGNEYHAEVPDYYLPPKEDVYTSMESLIYHFKIVMGEVPVPVAEIYHPVEGGNGEIGFYLVTDGSRTPYRLHFRRPCFIYYQAYPDMIKGSLLSDAIVILSSLNVIAGELDA
- a CDS encoding NADH-quinone oxidoreductase subunit C is translated as MALENTLIQDKLTETFDTSVFNFQQERDIFSLETTADKITALILFLKNDSDLRFHFLTDLCGVHYPDNETDRQYAIVYHLHNWYENKRIRIKVYLNGEKPEIKTISNIFLSSNWMERETYDFFGVNFIGHPQLKRILNMDEMVSFPMRKEFPMEDSGRTDKDDRFFGRTTTNC
- a CDS encoding NADH-quinone oxidoreductase subunit B, with the translated sequence MSDSNVNMVAPPEGVVGEGFFATKLNDVVGLARANSLWPLPFATSCCGIEFMATMASHYDLARFGSERVSFSPRQADMLLVMGTISKKMAPILRQVYEQMSEPRWVIAVGACASSGGIFDTYSVLQGIDKVIPVDVYVPGCPPRPEQIVDGVMKLQELVKSESVRRRSSPEYQELLASYNIT
- a CDS encoding NADH-quinone oxidoreductase subunit A encodes the protein MQSDQYSYIPILMQLILAVGFVVGTIIISGKLGPKRSSEVKDKNFECGIESVGNARIPFSVKYFLVAILFVLFDVEVIFLYPWAVNFKELGIEGMLKMIVFMSLLLVGFFYIIKKKALDWE
- a CDS encoding cold-shock protein: MRTGTVKFFNESKGYGFITDEETGKDIFVHASGINAEELREGDRVSYEEEEGRKGKVAAKVAVI
- the aspS gene encoding aspartate--tRNA ligase, producing the protein MYRSHNCGELNASNINTEVTLAGWVQKSRDKGFMNWVDLRDRYGITQLIFDESRTDKTVFELAKTLGREFVIQVKGTVIEREAKNKNIPTGEIEILVSELTILNAALTPPFTIEDETDGGEDIRMKYRYLDIRRNPVKNSLLFRHKVAMEVRKYLSDLDFCEVETPYLIKSTPEGARDFVVPSRMNEGQFYALPQSPQTFKQLLMVGGMDKYFQIVKCFRDEDLRADRQPEFTQIDCEMAFVEQEDILNVFEGLTRHLLKEIKGIEVDKFPRITYDYAMKTYGNDKPDIRFGMEFGELNEFAQHKDFPVFNAAELVVGIAVPGAGNYTRKEIDALIDWVKRPQVGASGMVYAKCNDDGTFKSSVDKFYDQDDLGQWAKITGAKPGDMIFVLSGPANKTRAQLSALRMELATRLGLRKPEEFAPLWVVDFPLLELDEESGRYHAMHHPFTSPKPEDMQLLETEPGKVRANAYDMVLNGNEIGGGSIRIHDKATQQLMFKYLGFTEEEAKAQFGFLMDAFQFGAPPHGGLAFGLDRLVAILGGQETIRDFIAFPKNNSGRDVMIDAPAAIDEAQLKELAIKLDLK
- a CDS encoding TlpA family protein disulfide reductase; its protein translation is MNKFILTGLLICSALGAIGQAKSPIKFTAKIANRNSDTLVIKGKDNFKKVIPINKKETFVASFDAPKGFYTFSDGTEASYLYLKPNSDINLTMNAKEFDETIVYKGKGVDESNFLAQQSLKDEKFQTEAFAKEATEFASLLEAKLKTDLESLEKGNFDPEFKTAVKKKFDSFHNNALSDYESASKANKMNGKASPDFDYENHKGGKTKLSDLKGKYVYIDLWATWCAPCRAEIPYLQKIEEKYHGKNIEFVSVSIDKAKDNEKWKKFVTDKKLGGVQLFADKDWESEFVTSYGVTGIPRFIIVDPKGNVLSSDAERPSSPELQTQLDALLK